One Salmo salar chromosome ssa01, Ssal_v3.1, whole genome shotgun sequence DNA window includes the following coding sequences:
- the LOC106612385 gene encoding suppressor of cytokine signaling 3, with the protein MVTHSRRDPPTMSSMTPPEPRGQGSRVHPLRYKPFSSHAHYQQVLCAVRKLQESGFYWGAVGGREASSLLRSQPPGTFLVRDSSDHHYFFTLSVQTARGTKNLRIHSQGGSFYLQPDSCCTHMPPRFDCVLKLIGHYMGKEGRGGEAAGGGDGEAGVRAGGGMAAAAGETVGSGTGSVYLIHSGGEKVPLELRRPLPSSLSSLQHLCRRTLNGHLGGSVSPDTHQLPHTLRNFLEEYDAPI; encoded by the exons ATGGTAACCCACAGCAGGCGCGACCCCCCCACCATGAGCAGCATGACCCCCCCAGAGCCCAGAGGTCAGGGGTCTCGTGTGCACCCCCTGCGCTATAAACCCTTCAGCTCACATGCACACTACCAACAG GTGCTGTGTGCGGTGCGTAAGCTACAAGAGAGTGGGTTCTACTGGGGTGCGGTGGGGGGTCGTGAGGCTAGCTCTCTGCTCCGCTCCCAGCCCCCCGGGACCTTCCTGGTTCGAGACTCATCCGACCACCACTACTTCTTCACACTGTCGGTCCAGACGGCCCGCGGGACCAAGAACCTCCGTATCCACAGCCAGGGGGGAAGCTTTTACCTGCAACCCGACTCGTGCTGCACACACATGCCCCCGCGCTTCGACTGTGTGCTCAAACTGATTGGACACTACATGGGGAAGGAGGGACGAGGTGGAGAAGCAGCAGGAGGTGGAGACGGGGAGGCTGGGGTAAGGGCGGGGGGAGGCATGGCTGCAGCGGCAGGGGAGACTGTGGGGTCGGGGACTGGGAGTGTGTATCTGATCCACTCAGGGGGAGAGAAGGTTCCGTTGGAGCTGCGTcgacccctcccctcctccctgtcctccctccaaCACCTGTGTAGGAGGACCCTGAACGGACACCTCGGGGGCTCGGTCAGCCCGGACACACACCAGCTCCCTCACACACTCAGGAACTTCTTGGAGGAGTACGATGCCCccatctaa